The Thamnophis elegans isolate rThaEle1 chromosome Z, rThaEle1.pri, whole genome shotgun sequence genome contains a region encoding:
- the LOC116522804 gene encoding olfactory receptor 4N2-like, with protein MDSGNHTEFVLEGLSETRELQVLLCILLLIFYVIILPANLLIIVTILKDRQLGAPMFFFLGNLAFMDICYSCVTPPKMIVNFFSGCQTISFKGCLTQLFFIHFLGGAEINLLISMAFDRYVAICHPLHYVTIITKPACWALVVTAWAGGFTHSIIQVIIILPLPFCGPNKLKNLFCDVTQIIRLACTNTYNLEFAMFINSGLATAGCFILLLISYGALLVKVRTGASQGKTKASSTCITHIIIVFIMFGPAIYLYCHPFCDFPFDKMVGFFHVVVFPLMNPMIYTLRNKEVKVAMWRLLKNRNI; from the coding sequence ATGGATTCAGGCAACCACACGGAGTTTGTTCTTGAGGGGTTATCAGAGACCAGGGAACTGCAAGTGTTATTGTGTATCCTCCTCTTGATCTTCTACGTCATCATTCTTCCTGCGAACCTTCTCATCATTGTGACTATTTTGAAAGACCGCCAATTGGGAGctcccatgtttttcttcttgggCAACCTGGCTTTCATGGACATTTGCTACAGCTGTGTCACCCCTCCAAAGATGATAGTCAACTTCTTCTCTGGATGCCAAACTATCTCATTCAAAGGTTGCCTGACACAGCTTTTTTTCATCCACTTTCTAGGTGGAGCTGAGATCAATCTCCTTATTTCCATGGCATTTGATCGGTATGTGGCTATCTGCCACCCATTACATTATGTTACTATAATCACCAAACCAGCGTGCTGGGCTTTAGTGGTGACTGCATGGGCTGGAGGATTCACACATTCCATAATTCAGGTCATTATCATCCTCCCACTCCCTTTCTGTGGTCCCAATAAACTGAAGAATTTATTCTGTGATGTCACCCAAATAATCAGGTTGGCTTGCACCAACACCTACAATCTAGAATTTGCTATGTTTATCAACAGTGGACTTGCAACTGCTGGATGCTTcatcctccttctcatttcctaTGGGGCACTGCTGGTCAAAGTGAGGACAGGTGCCAGCCAAGGGAAGACCAAAGCATCTTCTACTTGCATCACTCACATCATCATCGTTTTCATCATGTTTGGTCCAGCCATTTACCTCTACTGTCACCCCTTCTGTGACTTTCCCTTTGACAAAATGGTGGGCTTTTTCCACGTTGTGGTTTTCCCTTTGATGAACCCCATGATTTACACCCTGAGGAATAAAGAAGTCAAAGTTGCCATGTGGAGACTGTTGAAGAACCGCAACATCTAG
- the LOC116523033 gene encoding olfactory receptor 4M1-like produces the protein MENVTYSEVTEFVLQGLSPIWEIQLSLGVVLLLFYIMLLPGNIFIIVTILKTPSLKSPMFFLLAHLAFLDIIYSFVTHPKLLLNIIFGCRTISYLGCVSQIFFIHFLGGSEMFLLIAMAVDRYAAICHPLHYATMVTSVTCWAMIVASWLGGFLHSIIQVILIIPLPFCGPNELNNVFCDVTQIIRLACTNTHTLEFLMFASSGLMSIACCIFLLMSYGALMLKVRMGSSPRKSKAFSTCVTHIIIIIIMFSPAIYIYCHPFQEYSFDKAVAFFHTVVFPLMNPVVYTLRNKEIQAAMWRLLNNIRFIY, from the coding sequence ATGGAAAATGTAACTTATTCAGAAGTAACTGAATTTGTCCTCCAGGGATTATCACCAATCTGGGAGATACAACTATCCTTAGGTGTTGTCCTGCTGCTCTTCTATATTATGCTCCTCCCTGGGAATATTTTTATCATTGTGACAATTCTGAAGACTCCCTCTTTGAAATCCCCCATGTTTTTCCTTTTGGCCCACCTGGCCTTCCTGGACATCATCTACAGCTTTGTCACCCATCCAAAGCTTCTCCTTAACATCATTTTTGGTTGCCGAACCATCTCCTACTTGGGCTGTGTCAGTCagatatttttcattcattttctagGAGGATCTGAGATGTTCCTCCTCATTGCCATGGCTGTTGACCGGTATGCAGCCATTTGCCATCCATTGCACTATGCCACCATGGTAACCAGTGTCACCTGCTGGGCTATGATAGTGGCTTCATGGCTGGGAGGCTTCCTACATTCCATCATCCAAGTGATTCTCATAATCCCACTTCCATTCTGTGGCCCCAATGAGTTGAATAATGTCTTTTGTGATGTCACCCAGATCATCAGATTAGCTTGCACCAATACCCACACTCTAGAATTCCTCATGTTTGCTAGCAGTGGCCTAATGAGCATTGCATGCTGCATCTTCCTCCTCATGTCCTATGGGGCCCTGATGTTGAAAGTAAGAATGGGCTCCAGTCCCAGGAAAAGCAAAGCCTTTTCTACCTGCGTCactcacatcatcatcatcatcatcatgttcaGCCCAGCCATCTATATCTACTGCCACCCTTTTCAAGAATACTCTTTCGACAAAGCAGTGGCTTTTTTTCACACGGTGGTCTTTCCCTTGATGAACCCTGTTGTCTATACCTTGAGGAACAAGGAGATCCAAGCTGCCATGTGGAGACTGCTCAACAATATTCGTTTTATCTATTAG
- the LOC116522902 gene encoding olfactory receptor 4N2-like, producing MDSGNHTEFVLEGLSETRELQVLLCILLLIFYVIILPANLLIIVTILKDRQLGAPMFFFLGNLAFMDICYSCVTPPKMIVNFFSGCQTISFKGCLTQLFFIHFLGGAEIYLLISMAVDRYVAICHPLHYVTIITKPACWALVVTAWAGGFTHSIIQVIIILPLPFCGPNKLKNLFCDVTQIIRLACTNTYNLEFAMFINSGLVIIGCFVLLLISYGALLVKVRTGASQGKTKASSTCITHIIIIFIMFGPAIYLYCHPFRDFPFDKMVGFLHTVVFPLMNPMIYTLRNKEIKVAMWRLLKNRNI from the coding sequence ATGGATTCAGGCAACCACACCGAGTTTGTTCTTGAGGGGTTATCAGAGACCAGGGAACTTCAAGTGTTATTGTGTATCCTCCTCTTGATCTTCTATGTCATCATTCTTCCTGCGAACCTTCTCATCATTGTGACTATTTTGAAAGACCGCCAATTGGGAGctcccatgtttttcttcttgggCAACCTGGCTTTCATGGACATTTGCTACAGCTGTGTCACCCCTCCAAAGATGATAGTCAACTTCTTCTCTGGATGCCAAACTATCTCATTCAAAGGTTGCCTGACACAGCTTTTTTTCATCCACTTTCTAGGTGGAGCTGAGATCTATCTCCTTATTTCCATGGCAGTTGATCGGTATGTTGCTATCTGCCACCCATTACATTATGTTACTATAATCACCAAACCAGCGTGCTGGGCTTTAGTGGTGACTGCATGGGCTGGAGGATTCACACATTCCATAATTCAGGTCATTATCATCCTCCCACTCCCTTTCTGTGGTCCCAATAAACTGAAGAATTTATTCTGTGATGTCACCCAAATAATCAGGTTGGCTTGCACCAACACCTACAATCTAGAATTTGCTATGTTTATCAACAGTGGCCTTGTAATTATTGGATGCTTcgtcctccttctcatttcctaTGGGGCACTGCTGGTCAAAGTGAGGACAGGTGCCAGCCAAGGGAAGACCAAAGCATCTTCTACTTGCATCACtcacatcatcatcattttcatcATGTTTGGACCAGCCATTTACCTCTACTGTCACCCCTTCCGTGACTTTCCCTTTGACAAAATGGTGGGATTTCTCCACACTGTGGTTTTCCCTTTGATGAACCCCATGATTTACACCCTGAGGAATAAAGAAATCAAAGTTGCCATGTGGAGACTGTTGAAGAACCGCAACATCTAG
- the LOC116522889 gene encoding olfactory receptor 4N2-like, giving the protein MDSGNHKEFVLEGLAETRELQVLLCILLLIFYVIILPANLLIIVTILKDRQLGAPMFFFLGNLAFMDICYSCVTPPKMIVNFFSGCQTISFKGCLTQLFFIHFLGGAEINLLISMAFDRYVAICHPLHYVTIITKPACWALVVTAWAGGFTHSIIQVIIILPLPFCGPNKLKNLFCDVTQIIRLACTNTYNLEFAMFINSGLATAGCFILLLISYGALLVKVRTGASQGKTKASSTCITHIIIVFIMFGPAIYLYCHPFCDFPFDKMVGFLHTVVFPLMNPMIYTLRNKEIKVAMWRLLKNRNI; this is encoded by the coding sequence ATGGATTCAGGAAACCACAAGGAGTTTGTTCTTGAGGGGTTAGCAGAGACCAGGGAACTGCAAGTGTTATTGTGTATCCTCCTCTTGATCTTCTACGTCATCATTCTTCCTGCGAACCTTCTCATCATTGTGACTATTTTGAAAGACCGCCAATTGGGAGctcccatgtttttcttcttgggCAACCTGGCTTTCATGGACATTTGCTACAGCTGTGTCACCCCTCCAAAGATGATAGTCAACTTCTTCTCTGGATGCCAAACTATCTCATTCAAAGGTTGCCTGACACAGCTTTTTTTCATCCACTTTCTAGGTGGAGCTGAGATCAATCTCCTTATTTCCATGGCATTTGATCGGTATGTGGCTATCTGCCACCCATTACATTATGTTACTATAATCACCAAACCAGCGTGCTGGGCTTTAGTGGTGACTGCATGGGCTGGAGGATTCACACATTCCATAATTCAGGTCATTATCATCCTCCCACTCCCTTTCTGTGGTCCCAATAAACTGAAGAATTTATTCTGTGATGTCACCCAAATAATCAGGTTGGCTTGCACCAACACCTACAATCTAGAATTTGCTATGTTTATCAACAGTGGACTTGCAACTGCTGGATGCTTcatcctccttctcatttcctaTGGGGCACTGCTGGTCAAAGTGAGGACAGGTGCCAGCCAAGGGAAGACCAAAGCATCTTCTACTTGCATCACTCACATCATCATCGTTTTCATCATGTTTGGTCCAGCCATTTACCTCTACTGTCACCCCTTCTGTGACTTTCCCTTTGACAAAATGGTGGGATTTCTCCACACTGTGGTTTTCCCTTTGATGAACCCCATGATTTACACCCTGAGGAATAAAGAAATCAAAGTTGCCATGTGGAGACTGTTGAAGAACCGCAACATCTAG
- the LOC116521696 gene encoding olfactory receptor 4N5-like — protein sequence MENETYSPVTEFVLLGLLQIWEFRILFCVLLLLFCIIILPGNILIVVTILQNPSLESPMFFFLANLALIDIFYSCVTHPKLLLNIFFGCMTISYLGCITQIFFIHFLGGAEMFLLFAMAFDRYVAICHPLHYAMVVTRGISWAMVVMSWFGGFIHSIIQVIFIILLPFCGPNELDNFFCDITQIIRLACANIYTLEFVMFFSSGVPSIVCFILLLISYLALLMKLRMGSNIGKSKASSTCITHIIIIFIMFGPAIYIYCHPFRDYPLDKVVAFFHAMVFPLMNPVIYTLRNKEIQTAMRRLLTNIKISR from the coding sequence ATGGAAAATGAAACTTATTCACCCGTGACTGAGTTTGTCCTCCTGGGGTTATTACAAATCTGGGAATTTCGGATATTATTTTGTGTTCTTCTGCTGCTCTTTTGTATTATCATTCTTCCTGGGAATATCCTGATTGTTGTGACAATTCTGCAGAATCCCTCTCTGGAATctcccatgtttttcttcttggcCAACTTGGCCTTGATTGATATCTTTTACAGTTGTGTCACGCATCCAAAACTCctcctcaacatcttttttggttGCATGACAATCTCCTACTTAGGCTGTATCACTCAGATATTTTTCATACATTTTCTAGGAGGAGCTGAAATGTTCCTCCTCTTTGCCATGGCTTTTGACCGGTATGTAGCCATCTGCCATCCATTGCATTATGCCATGGTGGTAACAAGGGGCATTTCTTGGGCTATGGTAGTTATGTCATGGTTTGGAGGGTTCATACattccatcatccaggtcattttCATAATTTTACTTCCATTTTGTGGTCCCAATGAGTTGGATAACTTCTTTTGTGATATCACCCAGATTATCAGATTAGCTTGTGCCAACATCTACACTCTAGAATTTGTCATGTTTTTTAGCAGTGGTGTACCAAGCATTGTGTGTTTCATTCTCCTTCTTATCTCCTATTTGGCACTGCTGATGAAACTCAGGATGGGCTCCAATATAGGTAAAAGCAAAGCCTCCTCTACCTGCATCACCCATATCATTATCATCTTCATCATGTTTGGTCCAGCCATCTACATCTACTGCCACCCTTTTCGAGACTACCCACTGGACAAAGTGGTCGCCTTTTTCCATGCTATGGTTTTCCCTTTGATGAACCCTGTGATCTACACTTTAAGGAACAAGGAGATCCAAACTGCCATGCGGAGACTGCTCACGAATATTAAAATTAGCCGATAA